The following are encoded in a window of Cupriavidus oxalaticus genomic DNA:
- a CDS encoding branched-chain amino acid ABC transporter permease, producing MFYREAGQFKTSYIADSQIFPIRQDRIGFALLMALAFVVIPFVGSEYWFSAILIPFLIFSLAALGLNILTGYAGQLSLGTAAFMAVGAYAAYNFQLRIEGIPVLLSFLLAGLSAALVGVAFGLPSLRIKGFYLAVATLAAQFFVVWALTKFPWFSNNSSSGVITAQRLDLFGFAIDTPVKKYLFVLAIVTVLALLAKNLVRSATGRAWMSVRDMDVAAEVIGIPLMRTKLMAFAVSSFYCGVAGALYAFCYLGSVEPDGFSLDLSFRVLFMIIIGGVGSILGSFLGAAFILLLPIFLDNVLPPLASLLHLPFTNATVSHIQLMVFGGLIIFFLIVEPHGLARMWQIAKEKLRLWPFPH from the coding sequence ATGTTTTATCGTGAAGCCGGCCAGTTCAAGACCAGCTACATTGCCGACAGCCAGATCTTCCCGATCCGCCAGGACCGCATCGGCTTTGCGCTGCTGATGGCGCTGGCCTTCGTGGTGATCCCGTTCGTCGGCTCGGAATACTGGTTCTCGGCCATCCTGATCCCGTTCCTGATCTTTTCGCTGGCGGCGCTCGGGCTGAACATCCTCACCGGCTATGCCGGCCAGCTCTCGCTGGGCACCGCGGCCTTCATGGCGGTGGGCGCCTATGCGGCCTACAACTTCCAGCTGCGCATCGAAGGCATCCCGGTGCTGCTGTCGTTCCTGCTGGCGGGGCTGTCGGCGGCGCTGGTGGGCGTGGCGTTCGGCCTGCCATCGCTGCGCATCAAGGGCTTCTACCTCGCGGTGGCGACGCTGGCGGCGCAGTTCTTCGTAGTGTGGGCGCTGACCAAGTTCCCCTGGTTCTCCAACAACAGCTCGTCGGGCGTGATCACCGCTCAACGGCTGGACCTGTTCGGCTTCGCCATCGATACGCCGGTGAAGAAGTACCTGTTCGTGCTGGCCATCGTCACGGTGCTGGCGCTGCTGGCCAAGAACCTGGTGCGCTCGGCCACGGGCCGCGCCTGGATGTCGGTGCGCGACATGGACGTGGCGGCCGAGGTGATCGGCATCCCGCTGATGCGCACCAAGCTGATGGCGTTTGCGGTCAGCTCGTTCTACTGCGGCGTGGCCGGCGCGCTGTACGCGTTCTGCTACCTGGGCTCGGTCGAGCCGGACGGCTTCTCGCTGGACCTGTCGTTCCGCGTGCTGTTCATGATCATCATCGGCGGCGTGGGCAGCATCCTGGGCTCGTTCCTGGGCGCGGCGTTCATCCTGCTGCTGCCGATCTTCCTGGACAACGTGCTGCCGCCGCTGGCATCGCTGCTGCACCTGCCCTTTACCAACGCCACCGTGTCGCACATCCAGCTGATGGTGTTCGGCGGGCTGATCATCTTCTTCCTGATCGTGGAGCCGCACGGGCTGGCCCGGATGTGGCAGATCGCCAAGGAGAAGCTGAGGCTGTGGCCATTCCCGCACTGA
- a CDS encoding ABC transporter substrate-binding protein codes for MTNLIRNVQRAALVVSAAAALLAPAVPALAQSNEQFVALPSYRVGPYGANGQSWYGGFIDYLNYVNLKDGGVNGVKMSWEECETEYNNAKGVECYERLKSKNATTKGTAYHAMSTGISYALVDKTAADKVPLVMMGYGRTDAVDGSVFPYAFPLVTTYQMQVSAIVKYLASKSGGSLAGKKIVYLYHDSAYGKEPIVALQAEARLGKFNLVEIPVAHPGNEQGAQWLKIRQENPDYVIFWGWGVMNQTALKAAQKVGFSREKMIGSWWAGSEEDTVPAGDASKGYMSATWNVAGKSVPLIADIEKVVYGAGKGNLQDKSKIGSVLYNRGVSAAVVTVEAVRVAQGKFGKGKPMTGEQMRWAFENLNLTNARLQQLGATGLLPEIKTSCENHEGSGKVKIQQWDGSKWVVVSDWIEGNKSLIHPLFKATAAQYAKEKGITPGCSKS; via the coding sequence ATGACCAACCTGATTCGCAACGTGCAACGCGCCGCCCTGGTGGTCAGCGCCGCGGCTGCACTGCTGGCGCCGGCGGTGCCGGCACTGGCGCAAAGCAACGAGCAGTTCGTCGCGCTGCCGAGCTATCGCGTGGGCCCGTATGGCGCCAACGGGCAGTCGTGGTATGGCGGCTTCATCGACTACCTCAACTACGTCAACCTGAAGGATGGCGGCGTCAACGGCGTCAAGATGAGCTGGGAAGAGTGCGAGACCGAGTACAACAACGCCAAGGGCGTCGAGTGCTACGAGCGCCTGAAGTCCAAGAACGCCACCACCAAGGGCACGGCCTATCACGCCATGTCCACCGGCATCTCGTACGCGCTGGTCGACAAGACCGCCGCCGACAAGGTGCCGCTGGTGATGATGGGCTACGGCCGCACCGATGCGGTGGACGGCTCGGTGTTCCCGTACGCGTTCCCGCTGGTGACCACGTACCAGATGCAGGTGTCGGCCATCGTCAAGTACCTGGCGAGCAAGAGCGGCGGCTCGCTGGCCGGCAAGAAGATCGTCTACCTGTACCACGACTCGGCCTATGGCAAGGAGCCGATCGTGGCGCTGCAGGCCGAAGCGCGTCTCGGCAAGTTCAACCTGGTGGAAATTCCCGTGGCGCACCCGGGCAACGAGCAGGGCGCGCAGTGGCTGAAGATCCGCCAGGAGAACCCCGACTACGTGATCTTCTGGGGCTGGGGCGTGATGAACCAGACCGCGCTGAAGGCCGCGCAGAAGGTGGGCTTCTCGCGCGAGAAAATGATCGGCTCCTGGTGGGCGGGCTCCGAGGAAGACACGGTGCCGGCGGGTGATGCCTCCAAGGGCTACATGAGCGCGACCTGGAACGTCGCGGGCAAGAGCGTGCCGCTGATCGCCGATATCGAGAAAGTCGTGTACGGCGCCGGCAAGGGCAACCTGCAGGACAAGAGCAAGATCGGTTCGGTGCTGTACAACCGCGGCGTTTCCGCAGCGGTGGTGACGGTGGAAGCGGTGCGCGTGGCGCAGGGCAAGTTCGGCAAGGGCAAGCCCATGACCGGCGAGCAGATGCGCTGGGCCTTCGAAAACCTGAACCTGACCAACGCGCGCCTGCAGCAACTGGGTGCCACCGGCCTGTTGCCCGAGATCAAGACCAGCTGCGAGAACCACGAGGGCTCGGGCAAGGTGAAGATCCAGCAGTGGGACGGCAGCAAGTGGGTGGTGGTGTCGGACTGGATCGAGGGCAACAAGAGCCTGATCCACCCGCTGTTCAAGGCCACGGCCGCGCAGTATGCGAAGGAGAAGGGGATTACGCCGGGGTGCTCGAAGTCTTGA
- a CDS encoding ABC transporter ATP-binding protein has protein sequence MSLLSINNIEVIYDHVILVLKGVSLEVPEGKIVALLGANGAGKTTTLKAISNLLQAERGDVTKGSIEYRGDRVDQLTPNDLVRRGVIQVMEGRHCFAHLTIEENLLTGAYTRGLSRSQTRDELEKIYNYFPRLKTRRKSQAGYTSGGEQQMCAIGRAMMAKPAMILLDEPSMGLAPQIVEEIFEIVRDLNSREKVSFLLAEQNTMVALRYADYGYILENGRVVMDGDAESLRTNEDVKEFYLGVAANDADGGARKSFRDVKSYRRRKRWLA, from the coding sequence ATGAGCCTCCTGTCCATCAACAACATCGAAGTCATCTACGATCACGTGATCCTGGTGCTCAAGGGCGTTTCGCTCGAAGTGCCGGAGGGCAAGATCGTGGCGCTGCTCGGCGCCAACGGCGCGGGCAAGACCACCACGCTGAAGGCGATTTCCAACCTGCTGCAGGCCGAGCGCGGCGACGTCACCAAGGGTTCGATCGAGTATCGCGGCGACCGCGTCGACCAGCTCACCCCCAACGACCTGGTACGCCGCGGCGTGATCCAGGTGATGGAAGGGCGCCACTGCTTCGCGCACCTGACCATCGAGGAAAACCTGCTCACCGGTGCGTACACGCGTGGCCTGTCGCGCTCGCAGACGCGCGACGAGCTGGAGAAGATCTACAACTATTTCCCGCGCCTGAAGACGCGCCGCAAGTCGCAGGCGGGCTACACCTCCGGCGGCGAGCAGCAGATGTGTGCGATCGGCCGCGCCATGATGGCCAAGCCGGCGATGATCCTGCTCGACGAACCGTCGATGGGCCTGGCGCCGCAGATCGTCGAAGAGATCTTCGAGATCGTGCGCGACCTGAATTCGCGCGAGAAGGTCAGCTTCCTGCTGGCCGAGCAGAACACCATGGTCGCGCTGCGCTATGCCGACTACGGCTACATCCTGGAAAACGGCCGCGTGGTGATGGACGGCGACGCCGAGTCGCTGCGCACCAACGAGGACGTGAAGGAGTTCTACCTGGGCGTGGCCGCCAACGACGCGGATGGCGGCGCGCGCAAGTCCTTCCGCGACGTCAAGAGTTATCGCCGGCGCAAGCGCTGGCTGGCATAG
- a CDS encoding phenylacetate--CoA ligase family protein, whose amino-acid sequence MPEYFDSLETRAPAIREQALLAALARQVAHARDNAPYFAELLRDVDPRSLTSREALAALPVTRKSDLTARQRALPPLGGLNATPLGRLRHVFQSPGPIHEPDGHDADWWRTARAMHAAGFRAGDLVYNTFSYHFTPAGMMMEIGAHKLGCCVFPAGVGQTESQVQALASLQPAAYAGTPSFLKLLLERGDEMGLPCTSLAKALVSGEALPPSLRAWFQQRGVRVQQMYGSADLGLIAYETEGGDGWVVDEGVLVEIVEPGGTRPMPEGETGEVVVTVLGNGDYPLIRFGTGDLSAVVAESSQRPSPCGRTNIRLKGWLGRADQATKVKGMFVHPGQVADVLRRHPEIRAARLVVTGDPGADVMTLRCEATREDTELQRAVAESLREVMRLRGEVAFVASGSLPQDGKVIEDARRYE is encoded by the coding sequence ATGCCTGAATACTTCGATTCGCTCGAAACCCGCGCGCCGGCAATCCGCGAGCAGGCGCTTCTTGCCGCCCTGGCACGCCAGGTGGCCCACGCGCGCGACAACGCGCCTTACTTCGCCGAGCTGCTGCGCGACGTGGACCCGCGCTCGCTGACGTCGCGCGAGGCGCTGGCGGCGTTGCCGGTGACGCGCAAGTCCGACCTGACCGCACGCCAGCGCGCGCTGCCGCCGCTGGGCGGCCTCAATGCGACGCCGCTGGGCAGGCTGCGCCATGTGTTCCAGTCACCGGGCCCGATCCACGAGCCCGATGGCCACGACGCCGACTGGTGGCGCACGGCCCGCGCCATGCATGCCGCGGGCTTCCGTGCCGGCGACCTGGTCTACAACACCTTTTCCTACCACTTCACGCCGGCCGGCATGATGATGGAAATCGGCGCGCACAAGCTGGGCTGCTGCGTGTTCCCGGCGGGCGTCGGCCAGACCGAGTCGCAGGTGCAGGCGCTTGCCAGCCTGCAGCCGGCGGCCTACGCGGGCACGCCTTCATTCCTGAAGCTGCTGCTGGAACGGGGCGACGAGATGGGCCTGCCCTGCACCAGCCTCGCCAAAGCGCTGGTCTCCGGCGAGGCGCTGCCGCCGTCATTGCGCGCGTGGTTCCAGCAACGCGGGGTGCGCGTGCAGCAGATGTACGGCAGCGCGGATCTCGGGCTGATCGCCTACGAGACCGAAGGCGGCGACGGCTGGGTGGTGGACGAGGGCGTGCTGGTGGAGATCGTCGAGCCGGGCGGCACGCGGCCCATGCCTGAGGGCGAGACCGGCGAGGTGGTGGTGACGGTGCTCGGCAACGGCGATTATCCGTTGATCCGCTTCGGCACCGGCGACCTGTCGGCGGTGGTGGCGGAATCCTCGCAGCGGCCGAGCCCGTGCGGGCGCACCAATATCCGGCTCAAGGGCTGGCTGGGACGCGCGGACCAGGCGACCAAGGTCAAGGGCATGTTCGTGCATCCGGGGCAGGTGGCCGACGTGCTGCGCCGCCATCCGGAAATCCGCGCTGCGCGGCTGGTGGTGACCGGCGATCCTGGCGCGGACGTGATGACGTTGCGCTGCGAGGCAACGCGCGAGGATACGGAACTGCAGCGCGCGGTGGCCGAGTCGCTGCGCGAGGTGATGCGATTGCGCGGGGAGGTGGCGTTCGTGGCGTCGGGGTCGTTGCCGCAGGATGGGAAGGTGATTGAGGATGCGCGGCGGTATGAGTGA
- a CDS encoding YbaN family protein, whose protein sequence is MLSHRQRVLRAVWVALGGLCLLLGVIGIFLPVLPTTPFVLLAAACFARGSQRFHGWLMGHPRFGPLVSDWQRHRSIPFKAKCLALSMMWVSMGTTAWLLRGRPVASAALLACAVGVSVWMIRLPTRPADGGKS, encoded by the coding sequence GTGCTGAGCCACCGCCAGCGCGTGCTGCGCGCCGTCTGGGTGGCGCTGGGCGGGCTCTGCCTGCTGCTGGGCGTGATCGGGATCTTCCTGCCGGTGCTGCCGACCACGCCGTTCGTGCTGCTGGCCGCGGCGTGCTTCGCGCGCGGGTCGCAGCGCTTCCACGGCTGGCTGATGGGGCATCCGCGCTTCGGGCCGCTGGTCAGCGACTGGCAGCGGCATCGGAGCATTCCGTTCAAGGCGAAGTGCCTGGCGCTGTCGATGATGTGGGTGTCGATGGGGACGACGGCATGGCTGCTGCGGGGGCGGCCGGTTGCGTCGGCGGCGTTGCTGGCTTGTGCGGTGGGGGTTAGCGTGTGGATGATCCGGTTGCCAACGCGGCCTGCGGATGGGGGGAAGTCTTGA